The following are encoded together in the Apis mellifera strain DH4 linkage group LG4, Amel_HAv3.1, whole genome shotgun sequence genome:
- the LOC725434 gene encoding protein artichoke isoform X4 → MYCLAIIICPFFNIVLARETKWIPCVELKRDLHIPCKCSVSTEYSRSIEMNCDQVVFTRSATDSLKGQPIVSMSQRNSGYQNLPEDLLNSGLSLKKLDLSDNSIYKLMGRSLQAQTQLEELRLADNFLGDNLNPIFSSNEFHGMKELRLLDLSRNGLRSLEEGIFKGCENLEQLYLDGNNLTTIPTMSLKGPKSLRVLSLSGNNIGSLPRAALLMLGESLLRLDLSENELSHMEDGALLGLEQLFLLNISRNDLSRFNSDVFKGAYNLLQLDLSTNFLREFPSDALRHLTELKFLNVSNNLIDEIEHGHLSTLGELQVLDLSRNNIGRLGFNTFSKLSELTRLDLSLNALRTIEESSFNGLKKLKWLSLQDNNILLVPATALTKLPSLTHLHLEFNRVAALPIELIEATASTLATLALTRNLVREIPAGLFQDFQELTRIELSGNMLSRITRDTFAGLEETLLELDVSSNRLTTIGQLPLRRLISLDLSGNRLTRIPPETFDYLERVRYLNLSSNPLYGGFPPVFPSSVIDLDISRTDLNVLPSILFRNLDSLERISIAGNRLERIERATFDRLVNLSRIDLSGNLIERVENEAFVGLTNLYELNLRGNRLASFSGEHFDTGTGLEYLDLSSNRIDRLSPTAFAIHPRLRELDLSDNRFLHFPSDYLKPLQFLEWLNLSGNELRSVDEFSFSQLIRLRTLNLAANRIESLNELAFHNSTQLQLLDLSGNEIEALSERTMEGLLRLEHLNLRNNRLNSLPETIFDPTRVRSVESIDLSGNRLNEIPIRSLQRQTASLSSLNLARNKMVELFSQEVASNVKELDLSDNPLSANAIKGILGEAKILRSLNLANTGINRLTVRLETPFLKRLNLSRNDLTELKATTLERATMLETLDVSRNRLSDFSNMNQTFQALPALRWLDVSNNHVKIVNETSFNSLTSLRFLKMSSLQNCTRIERNAFKLFGKLRSLIAYDYPKLGYFDVQGILKGMNNLELLDIEIKDSSISNEQLSIRSHPRLKEVILRGDRLRSILSSSLVGVRGPKLVFGLKNTSVDSMPAALFFPVPRSTELELDISGSKFTTLSGQFLSALDERTGSVKIKGLRYNPIDCNCDARHLWKWLKTVGNDDPSNLVLCSAPANLIGSSLTSLAEHRLSCDFISYTSVDELVDDNTSTNHVHIASSSPSTTVRSTFSEPEIIWTVAPAVQNGDRNKHFNNDHATSSPAGSSTGTDDTLIIGIVGGVVAFIALIVIVICVCRFRWSSNRIDQTRLAVAAATSSIPDASMVRPASAYSGKINHELYLGSYNESTLDRGNNAIAPCIPTMSHQMMPLVQPPVHLMHTLLAQTQPQSQSQLPAQQFYGYCDGSSLPIYIACSTDAKCDR, encoded by the exons AT GTACTGTCTGGCGATAATTATTTGCCCATTTTTTAACATCGTTCTCGCAAGAGAAACGAAATGGATACCGTGCGTCGAGTTGAAACGGGATTTACATATCCCGTGCAAATGTTCCGTGTCAACGGAGTACAGCCGATCGATCGAGATGAACTGCGATCAAGTGGTGTTCACGCGGAGTGCCACGGACAGTTTGAAGGGGCAACCGATCGTTTCCATGAGTCAGAGGAACAGCGGATATCAAAATTTGCCGGAAGATCTGCTCAATTCCGGTTTAAGTTTAAAGAAGCTCGATCTGTCCGACAATTCGATTTACAAATTGATGGGCCGATCGCTTCAAGCGCAGACGCAATTGGAGGAATTAAGACTCGCCGACAACTTTTTGGGCGACAATCTAAATCCCATATTCTCGAGTAACGAGTTCCACGGTATGAAAGAGTTGAGGCTGCTCGATTTGTCCAGAAACGGTCTTCGAAGTTTGGAGGAGGGGATCTTCAAAGGATGCGAGAATCTGGAACAGCTTTATTTAGATGGCAATAACTTGACGACGATACCGACGATGTCATTAAAAGGACCCAAGTCTCTCAGAGTACTTTCTCTTTCTGGAAACAATATTG gatCGCTTCCGCGCGCCGCTTTGTTGATGCTAGGCGAATCCCTGTTAAGATTGGATTTAAGCGAGAACGAATTGTCTCATATGGAGGATGGAGCACTTTTGGGTCTCGagcaattatttttgttgaatatttcTCGCAACGATCTTAGCCGGTTTAACAGTGACGTTTTTAAAG GTGCTTACAATTTATTGCAGTTGGATCTGTCGACAAATTTTCTGCGAGAATTTCCAAGTGACGCTTTAAGACATTTAAcggaattgaaatttctcaaTGTATCGAACAATTTGATCGAT GAGATCGAGCATGGGCATTTATCAACTTTAGGGGAGCTTCAGGTGCTGGATCTTAGCCGAAATAACATTGGACGGCTAGGTTTCAatacattttcgaaattatcagAATTGACCAGGCTCGATTTGAGTCTGAACGCGTTACGCACG aTCGAGGAATCATCGTTCAATGgtttgaagaaattgaaatggtTGTCGTTGCAAGACAACAACATCTTGCTGGTACCAGCTACCGCTTTGACAAAATTACCATCTTTGACTCATCTACACTTGGAGTTCAATCGAGTTGCCGCCCTCCCGATCGAGTTGATCGAAGCGACAGCCTCGACCCTCGCAACGTTGGCCCTCACACGGAATCTGGTTCGAGAAATACCCGCTGGATTGTTCCAAGATTTTCAAGAGTTGACGAGGATCGAGTTGTCCGGCAACATGTTGTCGAGGATAACACGCGATACGTTTGCCGGATTGGAAGAGACGTTGCTCGAATTGGACGTGTCCTCGAATAGATTGACCACGATTGGCCAACTTCCCCTCAGACGATTGATCTCCCTCGATTTGTCCGGGAACCGGTTAACCCGAATCCCCCCAGAAACGTTCGATTATCTGGAAAGGGTACGATATCTGAATCTAAGCTCGAATCCTCTCTACGGCGGTTTCCCACCCGTATTCCCGTCCTCCGTGATCGATCTCGACATATCCCGTACAGATTTAAACGTGCTGCCCTCTATTCTGTTTCGAAATCTCGACTCCCTCGAGAGGATATCGATCGCTGGAAATCGGTTGGAAAGAATCGAGAGGGCCACGTTCGATCGGCTGGTCAATCTATCGAGGATCGATTTGTCCGGGAATCTTATCGAGCGTGTAGAGAACGAGGCTTTCGTGGGGTTGACCAATCTGTACGAGTTAAATTTACGGGGCAACAGGTTGGCTTCGTTTTCCGGGGAGCACTTCGACACCGGAACCGGATTGGAGTATCTCGATCTATCCTCGAACCGAATAGACAGATTGTCGCCGACCGCTTTCGCCATTCATCCGAGATTAAGGGAGCTTGATCTCTCCGACAACCGATTTCTCCACTTTCCAAGCGACTATTTGAAACCGTTGCAATTTCTCGAATGGTTAAATCTATCGGGGAACGAGTTGAGATCCGTCGACGAGTTTTCCTTCTCTCAACTCATTCGGCTTCGAACGTTGAACCTCGCAGCGAACCGGATCGAGTCGCTCAACGAGCTCGCTTTCCATAATTCCACGCAATTACAATTGCTCGATTTGTCAGGGAACGAAATCGAGGCTCTGAGCGAAAGAACGATGGAGGGCCTGCTCCGTTTGGAACACCTCAACCTTCGGAACAATCGTTTGAATTCACTTCCAGAAACGATATTCGATCCAACGAGAGTTCGCTCCGTAGAGAGTATCGATTTGTCTGGGAAccgattaaatgaaattccgATTAGATCTTTGCAACGACAGACCGCCTCACTTTCCAGCTTGAACCTTGCTCGAAATAAAATGGTCGAGTTGTTTAGCCAGGAGGTTGCCAGCAATGTGAAGGAATTGGATCTATCGGATAATCCGTTGAGCGCGAACGCGATCAAGGGAATACTGGGAGAAGCGAAGATTCTTCGATCGTTGAACTTGGCAAATACTGGGATCAACCGTCTGACGGTCAGACTCGAGACACCTTTCTTGAAGCGGCTCAATCTCTCCAGGAACGACTTGACCGAGCTCAAAGCAACCACCCTTGAACGCGCTACAATGCTCGAAACGTTGGACGTCTCGAGGAACAGATTGTCGGATTTTTCGAACATGAATCAAACGTTTCAAGCGTTACCTGCCCTCCGCTGGCTGGACGTATCCAACAATCACGTGAAGATTGTCAACGAAACCAGTTTCAATAGCTTGACGAGTTTACGTTTCTTGAAAATGTCCAGTCTGCAGAATTGTACGAGAATCGAGCGGAATGCATTCAAATTGTTCGGAAAGCTTCGTTCCTTGATAGCCTACGATTATCCAAAATTAGGTTATTTCGACGTTCAAGGAATTCTGAAAGGAATGAATAATTTGGAACTGTTGGACATCGAGATCAAGGATTCATCGATAAGCAATGAACAACTATCGATACGGTCGCATCCCCGGCTCAAGGAGGTGATTTTACGAGGGGACAGGCTCAGAAGTATTTTGTCCAGTTCGTTGGTCGGTGTCAGAGGACCTAAGCTAGTGTTCGGTCTCAAAAACACTTCCGTCGACTCGATGCCTGCCGCTCTTTTCTTTCCGGTACCACGTTCGACCGAATTGGAACTCGATATCTCTGGTAGCAAATTTACCACTCTATCCGGCCAATTTCTTTCTGCGCTTGACGAACGAACCGGTTCGGTGAAGATAAAGGGGCTCCGATACAATCCGATTGATTGTAATTGCGACGCGAGACATCTGTGGAAATGGTTGAAAACGGTCGGTAATGACGATCCTTCGAATCTCGTTCTCTGTTCCGCTCCTGCCAATCTGATTGGCTCGTCGCTCACTAGTCTCGCCGAACATCGATTGTCATGTGACTTCATCTCTTATACCTCCGTTGACGAGCTTGTCGACGACAACACCTCAACTAATCACGTTCACATTGCCTCGTCTTCCCCTTCCACTACGGTCAGATCGACATTTTCGGAACCCGAGATTATTTGGACAGTAGCGCCTGCGGTACAAAACGGCGATcgcaataaacattttaataacgaTCACGCCACTTCCTCGCCAGCCGGATCTTCCACCGGCACTGACGACACACTGATTATCGGTATTGTAGGAGGAGTTGTCGCATTTATAGCATTGATCGTAATCGTAATCTGCGTGTGCCGTTTCAGATGGTCCTCCAATCGAATCGATCAGACGCGTTTAGCTGTAGCGGCAGCGACTAGCAGTATTCCCGATGCCTCGATGGTTAGGCCCGCTAGCGCCTATTCGGGCAAGATCAATCACGAGCTTTATCTCGGATCGTATAACGAATCCACGTTAGATCGTGGAAATAACGCGATAGCCCCTTGTATTCCAACCATGTCGCATCAAATGATGCCTTTGGTTCAACCACCAGTGCACCTTATGCACACTCTTTTAGCGCAAACTCAACCACAATCGCAGTCCCAATTGCCAGCGCAACAATTTTACGGATACTGCGATGGCTCTTCTTTACCTATTTACATTGCCTGCTCAACCGATGCCAAGTGCGACAGATAA
- the LOC725434 gene encoding protein artichoke isoform X2: MSIRWKIMNMIRTYCLAIIICPFFNIVLARETKWIPCVELKRDLHIPCKCSVSTEYSRSIEMNCDQVVFTRSATDSLKGQPIVSMSQRNSGYQNLPEDLLNSGLSLKKLDLSDNSIYKLMGRSLQAQTQLEELRLADNFLGDNLNPIFSSNEFHGMKELRLLDLSRNGLRSLEEGIFKGCENLEQLYLDGNNLTTIPTMSLKGPKSLRVLSLSGNNIGSLPRAALLMLGESLLRLDLSENELSHMEDGALLGLEQLFLLNISRNDLSRFNSDVFKGAYNLLQLDLSTNFLREFPSDALRHLTELKFLNVSNNLIDEIEHGHLSTLGELQVLDLSRNNIGRLGFNTFSKLSELTRLDLSLNALRTIEESSFNGLKKLKWLSLQDNNILLVPATALTKLPSLTHLHLEFNRVAALPIELIEATASTLATLALTRNLVREIPAGLFQDFQELTRIELSGNMLSRITRDTFAGLEETLLELDVSSNRLTTIGQLPLRRLISLDLSGNRLTRIPPETFDYLERVRYLNLSSNPLYGGFPPVFPSSVIDLDISRTDLNVLPSILFRNLDSLERISIAGNRLERIERATFDRLVNLSRIDLSGNLIERVENEAFVGLTNLYELNLRGNRLASFSGEHFDTGTGLEYLDLSSNRIDRLSPTAFAIHPRLRELDLSDNRFLHFPSDYLKPLQFLEWLNLSGNELRSVDEFSFSQLIRLRTLNLAANRIESLNELAFHNSTQLQLLDLSGNEIEALSERTMEGLLRLEHLNLRNNRLNSLPETIFDPTRVRSVESIDLSGNRLNEIPIRSLQRQTASLSSLNLARNKMVELFSQEVASNVKELDLSDNPLSANAIKGILGEAKILRSLNLANTGINRLTVRLETPFLKRLNLSRNDLTELKATTLERATMLETLDVSRNRLSDFSNMNQTFQALPALRWLDVSNNHVKIVNETSFNSLTSLRFLKMSSLQNCTRIERNAFKLFGKLRSLIAYDYPKLGYFDVQGILKGMNNLELLDIEIKDSSISNEQLSIRSHPRLKEVILRGDRLRSILSSSLVGVRGPKLVFGLKNTSVDSMPAALFFPVPRSTELELDISGSKFTTLSGQFLSALDERTGSVKIKGLRYNPIDCNCDARHLWKWLKTVGNDDPSNLVLCSAPANLIGSSLTSLAEHRLSCDFISYTSVDELVDDNTSTNHVHIASSSPSTTVRSTFSEPEIIWTVAPAVQNGDRNKHFNNDHATSSPAGSSTGTDDTLIIGIVGGVVAFIALIVIVICVCRFRWSSNRIDQTRLAVAAATSSIPDASMVRPASAYSGKINHELYLGSYNESTLDRGNNAIAPCIPTMSHQMMPLVQPPVHLMHTLLAQTQPQSQSQLPAQQFYGYCDGSSLPIYIACSTDAKCDR, translated from the exons ATGTCAATAAGgtggaaaataatgaatatgataAGAAC GTACTGTCTGGCGATAATTATTTGCCCATTTTTTAACATCGTTCTCGCAAGAGAAACGAAATGGATACCGTGCGTCGAGTTGAAACGGGATTTACATATCCCGTGCAAATGTTCCGTGTCAACGGAGTACAGCCGATCGATCGAGATGAACTGCGATCAAGTGGTGTTCACGCGGAGTGCCACGGACAGTTTGAAGGGGCAACCGATCGTTTCCATGAGTCAGAGGAACAGCGGATATCAAAATTTGCCGGAAGATCTGCTCAATTCCGGTTTAAGTTTAAAGAAGCTCGATCTGTCCGACAATTCGATTTACAAATTGATGGGCCGATCGCTTCAAGCGCAGACGCAATTGGAGGAATTAAGACTCGCCGACAACTTTTTGGGCGACAATCTAAATCCCATATTCTCGAGTAACGAGTTCCACGGTATGAAAGAGTTGAGGCTGCTCGATTTGTCCAGAAACGGTCTTCGAAGTTTGGAGGAGGGGATCTTCAAAGGATGCGAGAATCTGGAACAGCTTTATTTAGATGGCAATAACTTGACGACGATACCGACGATGTCATTAAAAGGACCCAAGTCTCTCAGAGTACTTTCTCTTTCTGGAAACAATATTG gatCGCTTCCGCGCGCCGCTTTGTTGATGCTAGGCGAATCCCTGTTAAGATTGGATTTAAGCGAGAACGAATTGTCTCATATGGAGGATGGAGCACTTTTGGGTCTCGagcaattatttttgttgaatatttcTCGCAACGATCTTAGCCGGTTTAACAGTGACGTTTTTAAAG GTGCTTACAATTTATTGCAGTTGGATCTGTCGACAAATTTTCTGCGAGAATTTCCAAGTGACGCTTTAAGACATTTAAcggaattgaaatttctcaaTGTATCGAACAATTTGATCGAT GAGATCGAGCATGGGCATTTATCAACTTTAGGGGAGCTTCAGGTGCTGGATCTTAGCCGAAATAACATTGGACGGCTAGGTTTCAatacattttcgaaattatcagAATTGACCAGGCTCGATTTGAGTCTGAACGCGTTACGCACG aTCGAGGAATCATCGTTCAATGgtttgaagaaattgaaatggtTGTCGTTGCAAGACAACAACATCTTGCTGGTACCAGCTACCGCTTTGACAAAATTACCATCTTTGACTCATCTACACTTGGAGTTCAATCGAGTTGCCGCCCTCCCGATCGAGTTGATCGAAGCGACAGCCTCGACCCTCGCAACGTTGGCCCTCACACGGAATCTGGTTCGAGAAATACCCGCTGGATTGTTCCAAGATTTTCAAGAGTTGACGAGGATCGAGTTGTCCGGCAACATGTTGTCGAGGATAACACGCGATACGTTTGCCGGATTGGAAGAGACGTTGCTCGAATTGGACGTGTCCTCGAATAGATTGACCACGATTGGCCAACTTCCCCTCAGACGATTGATCTCCCTCGATTTGTCCGGGAACCGGTTAACCCGAATCCCCCCAGAAACGTTCGATTATCTGGAAAGGGTACGATATCTGAATCTAAGCTCGAATCCTCTCTACGGCGGTTTCCCACCCGTATTCCCGTCCTCCGTGATCGATCTCGACATATCCCGTACAGATTTAAACGTGCTGCCCTCTATTCTGTTTCGAAATCTCGACTCCCTCGAGAGGATATCGATCGCTGGAAATCGGTTGGAAAGAATCGAGAGGGCCACGTTCGATCGGCTGGTCAATCTATCGAGGATCGATTTGTCCGGGAATCTTATCGAGCGTGTAGAGAACGAGGCTTTCGTGGGGTTGACCAATCTGTACGAGTTAAATTTACGGGGCAACAGGTTGGCTTCGTTTTCCGGGGAGCACTTCGACACCGGAACCGGATTGGAGTATCTCGATCTATCCTCGAACCGAATAGACAGATTGTCGCCGACCGCTTTCGCCATTCATCCGAGATTAAGGGAGCTTGATCTCTCCGACAACCGATTTCTCCACTTTCCAAGCGACTATTTGAAACCGTTGCAATTTCTCGAATGGTTAAATCTATCGGGGAACGAGTTGAGATCCGTCGACGAGTTTTCCTTCTCTCAACTCATTCGGCTTCGAACGTTGAACCTCGCAGCGAACCGGATCGAGTCGCTCAACGAGCTCGCTTTCCATAATTCCACGCAATTACAATTGCTCGATTTGTCAGGGAACGAAATCGAGGCTCTGAGCGAAAGAACGATGGAGGGCCTGCTCCGTTTGGAACACCTCAACCTTCGGAACAATCGTTTGAATTCACTTCCAGAAACGATATTCGATCCAACGAGAGTTCGCTCCGTAGAGAGTATCGATTTGTCTGGGAAccgattaaatgaaattccgATTAGATCTTTGCAACGACAGACCGCCTCACTTTCCAGCTTGAACCTTGCTCGAAATAAAATGGTCGAGTTGTTTAGCCAGGAGGTTGCCAGCAATGTGAAGGAATTGGATCTATCGGATAATCCGTTGAGCGCGAACGCGATCAAGGGAATACTGGGAGAAGCGAAGATTCTTCGATCGTTGAACTTGGCAAATACTGGGATCAACCGTCTGACGGTCAGACTCGAGACACCTTTCTTGAAGCGGCTCAATCTCTCCAGGAACGACTTGACCGAGCTCAAAGCAACCACCCTTGAACGCGCTACAATGCTCGAAACGTTGGACGTCTCGAGGAACAGATTGTCGGATTTTTCGAACATGAATCAAACGTTTCAAGCGTTACCTGCCCTCCGCTGGCTGGACGTATCCAACAATCACGTGAAGATTGTCAACGAAACCAGTTTCAATAGCTTGACGAGTTTACGTTTCTTGAAAATGTCCAGTCTGCAGAATTGTACGAGAATCGAGCGGAATGCATTCAAATTGTTCGGAAAGCTTCGTTCCTTGATAGCCTACGATTATCCAAAATTAGGTTATTTCGACGTTCAAGGAATTCTGAAAGGAATGAATAATTTGGAACTGTTGGACATCGAGATCAAGGATTCATCGATAAGCAATGAACAACTATCGATACGGTCGCATCCCCGGCTCAAGGAGGTGATTTTACGAGGGGACAGGCTCAGAAGTATTTTGTCCAGTTCGTTGGTCGGTGTCAGAGGACCTAAGCTAGTGTTCGGTCTCAAAAACACTTCCGTCGACTCGATGCCTGCCGCTCTTTTCTTTCCGGTACCACGTTCGACCGAATTGGAACTCGATATCTCTGGTAGCAAATTTACCACTCTATCCGGCCAATTTCTTTCTGCGCTTGACGAACGAACCGGTTCGGTGAAGATAAAGGGGCTCCGATACAATCCGATTGATTGTAATTGCGACGCGAGACATCTGTGGAAATGGTTGAAAACGGTCGGTAATGACGATCCTTCGAATCTCGTTCTCTGTTCCGCTCCTGCCAATCTGATTGGCTCGTCGCTCACTAGTCTCGCCGAACATCGATTGTCATGTGACTTCATCTCTTATACCTCCGTTGACGAGCTTGTCGACGACAACACCTCAACTAATCACGTTCACATTGCCTCGTCTTCCCCTTCCACTACGGTCAGATCGACATTTTCGGAACCCGAGATTATTTGGACAGTAGCGCCTGCGGTACAAAACGGCGATcgcaataaacattttaataacgaTCACGCCACTTCCTCGCCAGCCGGATCTTCCACCGGCACTGACGACACACTGATTATCGGTATTGTAGGAGGAGTTGTCGCATTTATAGCATTGATCGTAATCGTAATCTGCGTGTGCCGTTTCAGATGGTCCTCCAATCGAATCGATCAGACGCGTTTAGCTGTAGCGGCAGCGACTAGCAGTATTCCCGATGCCTCGATGGTTAGGCCCGCTAGCGCCTATTCGGGCAAGATCAATCACGAGCTTTATCTCGGATCGTATAACGAATCCACGTTAGATCGTGGAAATAACGCGATAGCCCCTTGTATTCCAACCATGTCGCATCAAATGATGCCTTTGGTTCAACCACCAGTGCACCTTATGCACACTCTTTTAGCGCAAACTCAACCACAATCGCAGTCCCAATTGCCAGCGCAACAATTTTACGGATACTGCGATGGCTCTTCTTTACCTATTTACATTGCCTGCTCAACCGATGCCAAGTGCGACAGATAA